The sequence TAAAAAATGCTCATAATGTTTTGTTAAATTTTGGAAGAAATATATGCAAAGCAAAAACGCCACAATGTATATCATGCCCTATAAAAAAATTTTGTAAACATAAATTATAATTTATATTTAATATTATGCCATTAAAAATTTTAAATTATTTGTTACCTTTAACTACAATTTTAGTATCTTATCAATACTATCAAGATATTTATATTACTACTCAATTAATTTTGTTAGTTACATTATGTCAAATGTTATTTATATTAGTTAGTAAAAAATCCTTTGATATATTAAATATTATCAGCTTTGCGGTCATACTTATATTTGGAATTTTAACACTATATACAAAAAATCATATATATATAAAATTAAAACCAACTTTTATATATATTTTATTAAGTTTATATTTATATATTAATTATATTTATAAAAATAATATTTTTATAAATATAATTGATATTCATATAGTAAATAAAC comes from Candidatus Kinetoplastibacterium sorsogonicusi and encodes:
- a CDS encoding inner membrane-spanning protein YciB translates to MPLKILNYLLPLTTILVSYQYYQDIYITTQLILLVTLCQMLFILVSKKSFDILNIISFAVILIFGILTLYTKNHIYIKLKPTFIYILLSLYLYINYIYKNNIFINIIDIHIVNKLYISWIGFFILLSIINIFIAFSGYFSESQWIFFKTCGIILITLIFTMLQYYFLIKN